Genomic DNA from Chloroflexia bacterium SDU3-3:
GGCGGGCCAGCTCCACCCACTCGGCCCATGCGGCGAAGGTGCTGCTGGTGTTTTGATGGCCATATGCACGAACACCAGCAGCCTGTTTCTCAGCACGGGAACGCCTTAAATTGGGAGTTCCAAGGGGGCGATGCCCTCACATGGTGTCACTTTCTCTGGCGGAGCATTCGGATGCGGCACATGACGAGAGAACGCGTGCCAAGCCATGCACCGCATGGAAGATTCTCGATCTCACCCACCCGGCCCATGCGGCGAAGGTGCCGCTCGTGCACACTGGCCATATGCACGAACACCAGATGCCTGATTTCGGCATAGGAATGCTCCAAATTGGGGGTTTCGAAGGGGGCAACGCCCCCTCGCGGGGTTCCGAGGGGCTGGCCCCTCGGCGCTGCCCGCGCAAGGCATCCACCCACCAAACATCGACCAATGCCATCGCTGAAGGAAAAAACGCCCAGCGCCGACGGGAAAAGTGACACCATGTGAGAGGCATCGCCCTCACATGGTGTCACTTTATCGGGTGTTCCGAGGCCGTTTTAGCGAGACGGTGCGTTGGTATTCGTTCGGCTTGGGTGCGCCTTCGTCGATAGTGGTCATTTTTGGATGGTGATGCATGCCCTATGCGGGCGGCACCACGGACTCCGCGCCCTTGGATCCCCGCGAGGGGCGTTGCCCCTTCGAACCCCAATGTTGACCGTTCCTATGCCGTTTCCCGGTAGCTGGTGTTCGTGCATATAGCCATCAAGACGTGAGCGGCACCTTCGCCGCATGGGCCGGGTGGGATGGCGCGGCGCGATCATGGGTTGAGGCGGATTGCTTGCTGGGAGCGCAACTGGTGGTGTGCATAGTCTGGCACGCATGATTGTGGGTCTTGCCGCATCCTGACGCCCTGACTAAGAACGTGACACCATGTGAGGGCCAGCCCCTGTGAACCCCGCGAGGGGCATCGCCCCTCACATGGTGTCACTTTTCAGGGCGTTCCCATACCTTTTTGGCAAAGATGCCCGTTCGGCGGCATGAGAGCCGCATTCCAATGCGCTGGATGTACGACAAGGTCGTGCAAGCCCCGGCACGCGGTTTTGTACCATGTGCCGCATCCAAAGGCCCCACTCATGAAAGTGACACCTGCTGAGGGGGCAGGCCCCTAGGCGCTGCCCGCGTAGGGCACACACCCACCAAACACGATGAACCCTTATCATCGAAGCCGCAGCCGGTCGCCCCGACCAGGCAGCCTCGCCGCTGCGCAGCCCAGCGAGCACCGAGCCGCGCGCAGCCCCGACGAGCTATGCTATAATCGCCGCGCATTCTTCCTACCATGAGAGAACCTATGACCGCCACCGCACGCGCGCTCCCGCGCACCATCGTCATCGGCTCGGCGTGGATGCTGCTGCTCACCATCATCGGCGGCATCATCGGCGGCGTCCTGCTCGGCCTCCTCGCGCAGGTCGTCTACCTCGTGTTCATCTTCCCTGTCATGCTCGGCGCAGTCTGCGGCGGCATAGTCACCCAGATGGCCCGCAAGCGGAAAGTGGCCATCGCCCCCTTCGTCATGCTGTGCGCCGTGGTCATGGCGCTGATCGCCTATATGAGTTACCACGGCACCAGCTACGCCCTATTCACCTATCAGGCCAGCGACCAGCTCGCGAAAGACTACCCCGACAGCACCCCCGAGCAGCGTGACAGGGCTATCCAGCAGTCCCTCTACGATACCACCGGCTTCAGCGGTGTGCTCGGCTTCCTGAGCCTCAGCGCCAGCAGCGGGATCACCATCGGCAGCATGGGCGGGGCGCACGGCATTATGCCGCTGGTGGGGCCATTCGTGTGGGGCTACTGGGTGGTAGAGCTGGGCATCGTGGTCACGGTCAGCGGGCTGATCGCGCGCGGCGAGAGCAAAAAGCGCTTCTGCTACACCTGCGGCGAGTGGTATCGCGGCGAGAACATCGGCACGATCAGGCGGCTGAACCAAGAGCAGATCGTACAGCTCATGCGGCTCCAGGAGTGGAAGGCGCTCGACGAGGCGATAGAGGAGACCGACGCCAGCGGCTACGACGTGTACTGCGAGGCATGCGAGTGCAGCTACGCCCCGGTGTTGCTCACCGCCACCTACATGGGCAGCGACATGCAGGGCCGCCCGCGCGTCGTCGACATCGCATCTGCCGAGGTGCCCGCCGACTTCGCGGATACCTTCCGCCTAGCGCACTAGAGGATCATGCCTATGTCAAGCTCGGCCCACAGCCGCCCGTGGCAGATCTTCGAGGTTGTCGTCGGCACCCCCATGCTGCTGGCGGCGGCGCTGCAGGCGCTGCTGCCGCTGCCCATCGGCGGGGCGCAGCACGCCCCGCCGCGCGTGGGCGCGGGCGCGGCGCTGCTGGTGGCTGGGGCGCTGCTGGTGGCCGCGACGCGCCGCCAGATGCGCGCGCTGCACCAGCCCACCGACCCTGGCCAGCCAACCACGCGGCTGGTCACAGGCGGGGTGTTCGCGTGGTCGCGCAACCCGCTGTACCTCGGCGGGTTCGCGGCGCTGGCCGGGCTGGCGCTGGCGCTGGGCGCGGCCTGGGGCCTGATCATGCTGCTGCTGGCGCTGGCCGCCGCCCACGCCCTGCTCATCCGCCCCGAGGAGCGCTACCTTGCGGCGACGTTTGGCGAGGAGTA
This window encodes:
- a CDS encoding isoprenylcysteine carboxylmethyltransferase family protein, whose amino-acid sequence is MPMSSSAHSRPWQIFEVVVGTPMLLAAALQALLPLPIGGAQHAPPRVGAGAALLVAGALLVAATRRQMRALHQPTDPGQPTTRLVTGGVFAWSRNPLYLGGFAALAGLALALGAAWGLIMLLLALAAAHALLIRPEERYLAATFGEEYRAYAARVRRWIGRG